In Rhea pennata isolate bPtePen1 chromosome 20, bPtePen1.pri, whole genome shotgun sequence, a single window of DNA contains:
- the ALKBH4 gene encoding alpha-ketoglutarate-dependent dioxygenase alkB homolog 4 isoform X1, with protein sequence MEAAGGGEGPGCGCKGIRSCLLCEGPAQAAPPPQGENNFTYCPATGLAVGNEHSEFAGWAFPFPGVFLTEEFISEDEESEIVELMDQDDWKPSQSGRKKQDYGPKVNFKKQRLKAGSFIGLPSFSKKIVTQMKDYSVLNGFLPVEQCNLDYMPERGSAIDPHFDDWWLWGERLVSLNLLSKTVLSMSCDSEESIPLLPSFSKEKKSSPSGYLAQTSACKNSDKQRISCTSSPRLVPSKEVTVAIQLPRRSLVVLYGDARYKWKHAIYRKHIEHRRICVTFRELSAEFSVGGRHEELGKELLGIALSFQGRPV encoded by the exons AtggaggcggcgggcggcggcgaaGGCCCGGGCTGCGGCTGCAAGGGGATCCGCTCCTGCCTGCTCTGCGAGGGGCCCGCGCAGGCCGCTCCGCCCCCGCAG ggagaaaataatttcacttaCTGTCCAGCAACAGGCCTAGCTGTTGGAAACGAGCACTCAGAGTTTGCTGGCTGGGCATTTCCATTTCCAGGGGTGTTTTTGACGGAGGAGTTCATAAGTGAAGACGAAGAATCCGAGATAGTTGAACTGATGGATCAAGATGACTGGAAACCATCACAGTCCGGCCGAAAGAAACAG GACTATGGACCCAAAGTGAACTTTAAGAAGCAGAGGCTGAAAGCTGGTAGCTTTATTGGTTTGCCAAGTTTTAGTAAAAAGATTGTGACACAAATGAAGGACTACTCTGTGCTAAATGGTTTCTTACCTGTTGAACAATGTAATCTGGATTACATGCCAGAAAGAGGTTCTGCTATCGACCCACATTTTGATGACTGGTGGCTTTGGGGAGAGCGCCTAGTTAGCTTAAACTTGCTCTCAAAAACCGTGCTGTCCATGTCTTGCGATTCAGAGGAGAGCATCCCATTACTTCCCTCtttcagtaaagaaaagaaatcaagtcCCTCCGGATATCTTGCACAAACGTCAGCATGCAAAAATTCAGACAAACAGAGAATTAGCTGCACTTCATCCCCAAGGCTTGTTCCAAGTAAAGAAGTGACTGTTGCCATTCAGTTACCCAGAAGGTCCCTGGTGGTATTGTATGGTGACGCACGTTACAAGTGGAAACACGCGATTTACCGCAAGCATATAGAGCATCGCCGAATCTGTGTCACGTTCAGGGAGCTGTCTGCAGAGTTCAGCGTGGGAGGAAGGCACGAGGAACTGGGTAAAGAACTGCTAGGAATAGCGCTTTCATTTCAAGGAAGACCAGTATGA
- the ALKBH4 gene encoding alpha-ketoglutarate-dependent dioxygenase alkB homolog 4 isoform X2 — translation MSGSFGENNFTYCPATGLAVGNEHSEFAGWAFPFPGVFLTEEFISEDEESEIVELMDQDDWKPSQSGRKKQDYGPKVNFKKQRLKAGSFIGLPSFSKKIVTQMKDYSVLNGFLPVEQCNLDYMPERGSAIDPHFDDWWLWGERLVSLNLLSKTVLSMSCDSEESIPLLPSFSKEKKSSPSGYLAQTSACKNSDKQRISCTSSPRLVPSKEVTVAIQLPRRSLVVLYGDARYKWKHAIYRKHIEHRRICVTFRELSAEFSVGGRHEELGKELLGIALSFQGRPV, via the exons ATGTCTGGAAGCTTT ggagaaaataatttcacttaCTGTCCAGCAACAGGCCTAGCTGTTGGAAACGAGCACTCAGAGTTTGCTGGCTGGGCATTTCCATTTCCAGGGGTGTTTTTGACGGAGGAGTTCATAAGTGAAGACGAAGAATCCGAGATAGTTGAACTGATGGATCAAGATGACTGGAAACCATCACAGTCCGGCCGAAAGAAACAG GACTATGGACCCAAAGTGAACTTTAAGAAGCAGAGGCTGAAAGCTGGTAGCTTTATTGGTTTGCCAAGTTTTAGTAAAAAGATTGTGACACAAATGAAGGACTACTCTGTGCTAAATGGTTTCTTACCTGTTGAACAATGTAATCTGGATTACATGCCAGAAAGAGGTTCTGCTATCGACCCACATTTTGATGACTGGTGGCTTTGGGGAGAGCGCCTAGTTAGCTTAAACTTGCTCTCAAAAACCGTGCTGTCCATGTCTTGCGATTCAGAGGAGAGCATCCCATTACTTCCCTCtttcagtaaagaaaagaaatcaagtcCCTCCGGATATCTTGCACAAACGTCAGCATGCAAAAATTCAGACAAACAGAGAATTAGCTGCACTTCATCCCCAAGGCTTGTTCCAAGTAAAGAAGTGACTGTTGCCATTCAGTTACCCAGAAGGTCCCTGGTGGTATTGTATGGTGACGCACGTTACAAGTGGAAACACGCGATTTACCGCAAGCATATAGAGCATCGCCGAATCTGTGTCACGTTCAGGGAGCTGTCTGCAGAGTTCAGCGTGGGAGGAAGGCACGAGGAACTGGGTAAAGAACTGCTAGGAATAGCGCTTTCATTTCAAGGAAGACCAGTATGA